One part of the Raphanus sativus cultivar WK10039 chromosome 7, ASM80110v3, whole genome shotgun sequence genome encodes these proteins:
- the LOC108814564 gene encoding autophagy-related protein 18a: MATVSSSSPPWPNPNPTPDPSDSDSSHHRGDDTDEPLDSFSSQDPNHNPDPVPDLNPPPPPPSLLHLSFNQDHACFAVGTSHGFRILNCDPFREIFRRDFDRGGGVAVVEMLFRCNILALVGGVGGGGPDPPQYPPNKVMIWDDHQSRCIGELSFRSDVRSVRLRRDRIVVVLEQKIFVYNFVDLKLMHQIETIANPKGLCAVSQGAAGGGGSMVLVCPGLQKGQVRIEHYASKRTKFVMAHDSRIACFALTQDGALLATASSKGTLVRVFNTVDGTLRQEVRRGADRAEIYSLAFSSNAEWLAVSSDKGTVHVFGLKVNSGSQVKDAPQIAAELTRSPSSPSSSLSLFKGVLPKYFSSEWSVAQFRLVEGTQYIVAFGHQKNTVVILGMDGSFYRCQFDPVNGGEMSQLEYHNCLKPPSVF; the protein is encoded by the exons ATGGCCaccgtctcctcctcctctcctccCTGGCCAAACCCCAACCCTACTCCCGACCCCTCAGATTCCGACTCTTCTCACCATCGTGGAGACGACACAGACGAGCCTCTCGATTCCTTCTCCTCCCAAGATCCCAACCACAATCCCGATCCGGTTCCAGACCTcaatcctcctcctcctcctccgtcgcTCCTCCACCTCTCCTTCAACCAAGACCACGCCTGCTTCGCCGTCGGAACCTCCCACGGCTTCCGCATCCTCAACTGCGACCCCTTCCGCGAGATCTTCCGCCGCGACTTCGACCGCGGCGGCGGAGTCGCCGTCGTCGAGATGCTCTTCCGCTGCAACATCCTCGCCCTCGTCGGCGGCGTCGGCGGCGGAGGCCCCGATCCCCCCCAGTACCCTCCCAACAAGGTCATGATATGGGACGATCACCAGAGCCGCTGCATCGGCGAGCTCTCCTTCAGGTCCGACGTCCGGTCCGTCCGCCTCAGGAGGGACCGGATCGTCGTCGTCCTCGAGCAGAAGATCTTCGTCTACAACTTCGTGGACCTTAAGCTGATGCATCAGATCGAGACCATCGCGAACCCTAAAGGGCTCTGCGCTGTCTCTCAGGGCGCTGCTGGTGGTGGTGGCTCTATGGTGTTGGTCTGCCCTGGTTTGCAGAAAGGACAGGTGAGGATCGAGCATTACGCCTCTAAGAGGACTAAGTTTGTAATGGCTCATGATTCCAGGATTGCTTGCTTCGCTCTCACGCAAGATGGGGCTTTGTTGGCTACGGCTAGCTCCAAGGGGACTCTTGTTCGGGTGTTTAATACTGTTGATGGCACTTTGCGCCAAGAG GTTAGGAGGGGTGCAGATAGAGCGGAGATATATAGTCTGGCTTTCTCTTCGAATGCTGAGTGGCTAGCTGTCTCAAGTGACAAAGGAACTGTCCATGTCTTTGGTCTCAAAGTCAACTCCGGCTCTCAAGTGAAAGACGCACCACAAATTGCAGCTGAACTTACCCGCTCTCCCTCATCCCCATCCTCGTCTCTGTCATTATTCAAAG GTGTGTTGCCCAAGTATTTCAGCTCAGAGTGGTCGGTGGCTCAGTTTCGGTTGGTTGAAGGAACTCAGTACATAGTCGCCTTTGGTCATCAGAAGAACACTGTTGTTATTCTTGGCATGGATGGGAG CTTCTACCGCTGCCAGTTTGATCCGGTGAACGGGGGAGAGATGTCTCAGCTTGAGTATCACAACTGTCTAAAACCGCCTTCTGTTTTCTAG